One Candidatus Nomurabacteria bacterium genomic window carries:
- a CDS encoding serine hydroxymethyltransferase, with protein MISISTLQKYLEAEQKRQREGLELIPSENYVSKDVLEALGSVFTNKYSEGYPGRRYYGGQENTDKVEIYAIEAAKKLFSADHANVQPHSGAQANESVYHAWLNPGDTVLAMDLSHGGHLTHGHPVTVLARQYNFVRYKVKNLETGEIDFEELEALAAQHKPKIILAGFSSFPRELNYAKFAEIGQRHGAMLMADVAHIAGLIAGKALANPFDYGFHVMSSTTHKTLRGPRSGIILSKGIASNPLVALDKTIENLPTLIDRTVFPGVQGGPHMNTILAKAVAFHEAQQPSFSVYAQQTIDNAKALANELMKQEVKLVTNGTDNHLLLIDVFRSLGINGLEAEVALDKAGLTVNKNVIPDDTLPPFKPSGIRLGTPAITTRGFKTEHMPQLATWIVAALKNRNDDKKLHALNQEVKAVATTFPLPSDSSPKT; from the coding sequence ATGATTTCAATTAGCACACTTCAAAAATATTTAGAAGCAGAACAAAAAAGGCAAAGAGAAGGCTTAGAGCTTATTCCTTCAGAAAATTACGTAAGTAAAGATGTATTAGAAGCACTAGGTAGTGTCTTTACAAATAAATATTCCGAAGGCTACCCTGGCCGTCGTTATTATGGTGGGCAAGAAAACACCGATAAAGTAGAAATATATGCCATAGAAGCGGCTAAAAAATTATTTTCAGCAGACCATGCTAACGTACAACCACATTCTGGCGCACAGGCTAACGAATCTGTCTACCATGCGTGGCTGAACCCAGGCGATACTGTTTTGGCTATGGATTTGAGCCATGGCGGCCATCTAACTCATGGTCATCCGGTAACGGTTTTGGCGCGTCAGTACAACTTTGTTCGGTATAAAGTTAAAAATTTAGAAACTGGTGAAATTGACTTTGAAGAACTAGAAGCTCTTGCAGCACAACATAAACCAAAAATAATATTAGCTGGCTTCTCATCGTTCCCGCGCGAATTAAATTATGCAAAATTTGCAGAAATTGGCCAAAGACACGGTGCGATGCTGATGGCTGACGTCGCCCACATTGCCGGCCTTATTGCAGGTAAGGCATTGGCCAATCCGTTTGACTACGGCTTTCACGTTATGTCTAGCACCACCCACAAAACTTTACGCGGCCCACGATCTGGAATTATTCTTAGTAAAGGTATTGCCAGTAATCCGCTCGTAGCTCTAGATAAAACAATAGAAAATCTTCCTACATTAATAGATAGAACAGTATTTCCAGGGGTGCAAGGTGGTCCCCATATGAACACCATACTAGCAAAAGCAGTTGCTTTTCACGAAGCCCAACAGCCTAGTTTTTCCGTGTACGCACAACAAACTATCGATAACGCCAAAGCTCTTGCGAACGAGCTTATGAAACAAGAGGTAAAGTTGGTTACCAATGGTACAGATAATCATCTGTTGCTCATTGACGTGTTTCGTTCGCTTGGTATTAATGGTCTAGAAGCAGAAGTTGCACTAGATAAAGCTGGTCTAACAGTGAATAAAAATGTCATTCCAGACGATACATTACCACCATTTAAACCAAGCGGTATTCGGCTGGGAACACCTGCAATTACCACGCGTGGATTCAAGACAGAACATATGCCACAATTAGCAACCTGGATAGTCGCTGCACTAAAAAACAGAAATGATGACAAAAAGCTACATGCATTAAACCAAGAAGTAAAAGCAGTCGCTACAACGTTTCCACTACCATCCGATAGCTCACCAAAAACCTAG
- a CDS encoding UDP-N-acetylglucosamine 1-carboxyvinyltransferase, giving the protein MSSNNVKIGHLITKIRQERGLTQAEFARRLGTSQSAVNRIEQGKQNLSLETIARISTALGKDIVTLNHPKSLSFEINGGKELHGEITMKSSKNATVAILAASLLNKGTTYIENAPRIEEVFRLLEVLESIGVHVKWIKGTDLEIKPPAKLRLDKIDAEAAKKTRSIIMFIGAIMHYHNEFEIPFAGGCHLGKRTIAAHQFALEQFGVFIETQSGKYVIKVGKKQPENVTMYEMGDTATENALLAAAMTKGKTTIRFAASNYMVQDLCLFLQKLGVKIDGIGTATLTVHGVDKIQKRVKYHPAEDPLEAMLFISVAAITNSKITIKRCSIDFLELELLKLEKMGLRFDYSDIYYSYNGHTRLVDITTHHHDGLVALEDKIHPLPYPGINIDNLPFFVPIATLADGETLIHDWVFEDRALYFTELNKLGAKVRLLDPHRVMIDGPTHFKAAEVICPPALRPATIILAAMLGAPGKSILRNVYSINRGYESLAERLRSIGADIETLHEL; this is encoded by the coding sequence ATGAGTAGTAATAATGTCAAAATAGGTCATTTAATCACTAAAATTAGACAAGAGCGTGGCTTAACACAGGCTGAGTTTGCGCGGAGGCTCGGTACGAGCCAATCAGCAGTAAACCGCATAGAACAAGGGAAGCAAAATCTTAGCCTAGAAACCATTGCCCGAATTAGTACTGCACTTGGTAAAGATATCGTTACCCTTAACCACCCTAAGTCACTTAGTTTTGAAATAAACGGTGGCAAAGAGTTACATGGCGAAATTACCATGAAATCGTCTAAGAATGCCACAGTAGCGATATTAGCTGCATCGTTACTTAATAAAGGTACGACATATATAGAAAATGCACCACGAATTGAAGAAGTTTTTCGGTTGCTAGAAGTGCTCGAAAGTATTGGTGTTCACGTAAAGTGGATTAAAGGCACTGATTTAGAAATTAAACCACCTGCAAAACTTCGTTTAGACAAAATAGACGCCGAAGCTGCTAAAAAAACGCGCAGTATCATTATGTTTATTGGTGCAATAATGCATTACCATAATGAATTTGAAATACCGTTTGCTGGTGGATGCCACCTTGGTAAACGCACTATCGCAGCACACCAGTTTGCTCTTGAACAGTTTGGTGTATTTATAGAAACACAAAGTGGTAAATATGTTATTAAAGTTGGCAAAAAACAGCCAGAAAACGTCACTATGTACGAAATGGGAGACACTGCGACAGAAAACGCCCTCCTTGCGGCTGCGATGACTAAAGGCAAAACAACGATACGGTTTGCGGCATCTAACTACATGGTGCAAGATCTATGTTTATTCTTGCAAAAATTAGGGGTAAAAATAGATGGTATTGGCACTGCTACGCTCACGGTTCACGGTGTTGATAAAATTCAAAAAAGGGTAAAATATCACCCCGCCGAAGACCCACTAGAAGCTATGCTTTTTATTTCTGTGGCTGCTATAACAAATTCTAAAATTACCATTAAGCGATGTTCGATTGATTTTCTTGAACTAGAACTGCTTAAGCTAGAAAAAATGGGGTTACGATTTGATTATTCGGATATTTATTATTCCTATAATGGCCATACCAGGTTGGTAGATATTACTACACATCACCATGATGGTTTAGTAGCACTAGAAGATAAAATACATCCGCTGCCGTACCCTGGAATAAATATAGATAATTTACCATTCTTTGTACCAATTGCGACGCTCGCAGATGGCGAAACACTTATACACGACTGGGTTTTTGAAGACCGCGCGCTGTACTTTACTGAGCTTAATAAATTAGGTGCAAAAGTGCGCTTGTTAGACCCCCACCGCGTAATGATAGATGGGCCTACTCATTTTAAGGCTGCAGAGGTTATTTGCCCACCCGCCCTACGGCCTGCAACTATTATTTTAGCTGCCATGCTAGGTGCACCAGGTAAGTCAATTTTGCGTAATGTATACTCTATTAACCGAGGCTACGAATCACTCGCTGAACGCCTACGTTCTATTGGTGCAGATATAGAAACACTGCACGAGTTATAG
- a CDS encoding NUDIX domain-containing protein produces the protein MNCSIDDINDIKRGVDYIGISASFVVHDGQGRVLLQKRGQRARDENGKWDVGGGAIEFGESISEAVSREIFEELCVIPMSIDFLTVYDAFRVNKSIKTHWVAIMHAVQVDPDKVKIGEPDKIEEIGWFTSKTLPSPLHSQFWKSYQVALDKGIVK, from the coding sequence ATGAACTGTTCAATAGATGATATAAACGATATAAAAAGAGGTGTTGACTATATCGGCATTTCGGCTAGTTTTGTAGTGCACGACGGTCAAGGTAGAGTGTTGTTGCAAAAACGAGGCCAACGAGCCCGAGATGAAAATGGTAAATGGGATGTTGGTGGGGGCGCTATAGAATTTGGTGAATCAATCTCAGAAGCTGTAAGCAGAGAAATTTTCGAAGAGCTTTGTGTAATACCGATGTCGATTGACTTTCTGACAGTTTACGATGCATTTAGAGTAAATAAATCAATAAAAACACACTGGGTTGCTATAATGCATGCGGTACAAGTTGACCCAGACAAAGTCAAGATTGGTGAACCTGACAAGATTGAAGAAATCGGTTGGTTCACTAGTAAAACGCTACCCAGCCCACTACATTCTCAGTTTTGGAAATCTTATCAAGTGGCTCTTGATAAAGGCATTGTAAAATAA
- a CDS encoding HAD-IA family hydrolase yields MGIALPELGLTKLFKDETISDREKLVHFEKEVEKYYRIPIFTVVTIEDTKEPKPDPEGLQIAMKRLSVEPNDCAMLGDHKADMQAGFNATVPIRIGITHGFDDKETLEEAKATEIVTNLSDIKLES; encoded by the coding sequence ATGGGTATAGCTCTGCCAGAACTTGGGCTTACCAAACTATTTAAAGATGAAACTATATCTGACCGTGAAAAACTAGTACATTTTGAAAAAGAAGTAGAAAAATATTATAGAATTCCTATTTTTACTGTTGTAACTATAGAAGATACAAAAGAACCTAAACCAGATCCAGAAGGCTTGCAGATAGCTATGAAAAGATTGAGCGTAGAGCCAAATGATTGTGCCATGCTTGGTGATCATAAGGCCGATATGCAAGCAGGATTTAATGCAACTGTGCCAATTAGGATTGGTATAACTCATGGCTTTGACGATAAAGAAACACTGGAAGAAGCTAAAGCTACTGAGATAGTTACTAACCTTAGCGACATAAAGTTAGAGTCCTAA
- a CDS encoding class I SAM-dependent methyltransferase, with protein sequence MAQKQPTEEAESYTKMTADVYDAIYSRKNYKAEAEALKDLIDKYKKSAGNELLDVACGTGLHLPYLVSDFDITGVDLSSEQLKAAKNRLPELQFIQGDMREFELGRQYDVVTCLFSSIGYVHPYEELVTAIGNMSNHVKPGGVLIIEPWLQPGVFDPNKPPHTETGELPEKGVKVTRTGTNSLEGNISILNLYNVVESPSGTYEFTEEHRLAMYSVDELAQAFQEAGLNMTWLDQGLSSRGLCVGVKAIDDIA encoded by the coding sequence ATGGCTCAAAAACAACCTACTGAAGAAGCTGAATCATACACCAAGATGACGGCAGATGTTTATGATGCTATTTATAGCAGAAAAAACTATAAAGCAGAGGCTGAAGCATTAAAAGACCTTATCGATAAATATAAAAAATCTGCTGGTAATGAATTGCTTGATGTGGCTTGCGGAACTGGGCTGCACTTGCCATATTTAGTATCTGACTTTGACATAACGGGAGTAGATTTATCTAGTGAGCAACTTAAGGCGGCAAAGAATAGATTACCAGAATTACAATTTATCCAAGGCGATATGCGTGAATTTGAACTTGGTAGACAATATGACGTAGTTACTTGTCTTTTTAGTTCTATTGGGTACGTACACCCATACGAAGAGCTCGTTACAGCTATTGGTAATATGAGTAACCACGTAAAACCTGGGGGAGTATTAATCATTGAGCCATGGCTACAACCCGGCGTGTTTGATCCAAACAAACCACCACACACAGAAACTGGCGAGTTACCAGAAAAAGGGGTTAAGGTTACCAGGACCGGCACAAATAGTCTAGAAGGTAACATTTCTATCCTTAATTTGTATAATGTGGTGGAAAGTCCTAGTGGTACATATGAATTTACAGAAGAACATAGATTAGCAATGTACAGTGTTGACGAGCTTGCACAAGCATTCCAAGAAGCAGGCCTAAATATGACTTGGCTAGACCAAGGTTTATCATCTAGGGGTCTTTGTGTAGGTGTAAAAGCAATAGATGATATTGCCTAA
- a CDS encoding ATP-dependent Clp protease ATP-binding subunit gives MILVINKNHPRVIKAKYKRLFDSSTLRTTLGLIAAVALIASIALVVLGFSVGWLVSIVPVVLLMLHEWYRHDLLVLPPTTQEAPEDIIDSSLLAVLPSQVDTIDTLVSALKKTQEYWFLTNRYLLYPDIIQTIKPAENWLQTAIDVYRNSGSTHGVNAAHMLAAIILCSPDKSLILSHTQNTEEDIIDGLHWQAYVQSLIASIKQRKNQGGIARDWAAGYTPLLDSYAVNISRSIQYGGISHREIIGHTNVVSQMKAIFTSNGRANIALVGAVGVGKSTIIQAFAESLLFDNKKAKIAYNQVYQIDIASLLTRVSPDRLEYTIRRLCAEAYHAKNIVLYFDNAGAFFGAGGSVADATNIILPIIEAGRVRMIFSFSQLDWQYIQKAKSQIAALLNYQVVTPTNEQDTLRILENQALFTESQYNCTFTYRALKEVYLLANRYGPEIAMPGRAISVMEDVARSCQDSLIQKTDVQKTVEQTTGIKIATADADDKNALLNLEEDLKKRVVGQDVAIKELVSALKRSRTGIANPNRPIGTFLFLGPTGVGKTELSKSLADVYFGGSSGFVRVDMNEYITQDSIHKLLSSESGFGSAFLETVRRQPFSVVLFDEIEKAHPDIVNALLQLLDEGEIKDADNRTVSFKDAIVIATSNAGAEQIRDQLKNQLPIAQLQDTLVDTLIDKGTFAPEFINRFDGVIIFSPLSQDQLKHIITIQLRNINNTLAAQGITVALDDSAVAWLIAQGYDERLGARPLRRMMQKTVETAVSNILLERQVQHGSTITLSAQQLQSV, from the coding sequence ATGATTCTAGTCATTAACAAAAATCACCCGCGTGTCATTAAGGCTAAATATAAAAGACTATTTGACAGCTCTACGCTAAGAACAACATTAGGACTGATTGCTGCTGTTGCATTGATTGCCAGTATTGCACTAGTAGTGCTGGGTTTTTCAGTAGGATGGCTTGTGTCAATTGTGCCAGTTGTTTTATTAATGTTGCACGAATGGTATCGGCATGATTTACTTGTGCTGCCACCGACGACGCAAGAAGCTCCAGAAGACATCATAGATAGTAGCCTACTAGCTGTGCTGCCGAGTCAAGTAGATACAATAGATACGCTTGTTAGTGCACTGAAAAAAACTCAAGAATACTGGTTTTTGACCAACCGTTACCTGTTATACCCAGATATTATACAAACAATAAAACCAGCAGAAAACTGGCTGCAGACTGCAATTGATGTATACAGAAATAGTGGTTCTACACACGGCGTAAATGCTGCACATATGCTCGCAGCAATTATCCTTTGTAGTCCAGATAAATCACTCATTTTATCTCATACACAAAATACAGAAGAAGACATTATTGATGGCTTGCATTGGCAAGCGTACGTGCAATCGCTTATCGCATCAATTAAACAAAGAAAAAACCAAGGCGGTATCGCCAGAGATTGGGCTGCTGGCTATACACCACTGCTAGATAGCTACGCGGTAAATATTTCGCGCTCTATTCAGTACGGAGGCATATCACACAGAGAGATCATTGGTCATACAAATGTTGTTTCTCAGATGAAAGCGATATTTACAAGTAATGGGCGCGCTAATATCGCGTTAGTGGGTGCTGTGGGGGTAGGCAAGAGCACGATTATTCAGGCTTTTGCAGAATCATTATTGTTTGATAATAAAAAAGCAAAGATAGCGTATAACCAGGTTTATCAAATTGACATTGCGTCATTACTTACGCGTGTTAGCCCAGATCGGCTCGAATATACTATTCGCAGACTTTGCGCAGAAGCATATCACGCTAAAAACATTGTACTTTATTTTGATAACGCCGGTGCGTTCTTTGGTGCAGGTGGTTCCGTTGCTGATGCTACTAATATTATTCTCCCAATCATAGAAGCAGGTAGAGTAAGAATGATATTTTCGTTTTCACAGTTAGACTGGCAATATATACAAAAAGCCAAGTCACAAATTGCAGCATTGCTTAATTACCAAGTAGTGACACCCACCAACGAACAAGACACACTCCGCATACTAGAAAACCAAGCGTTATTTACTGAATCTCAATATAATTGTACCTTTACGTACAGGGCGTTAAAAGAAGTCTATCTACTGGCAAATCGATATGGCCCAGAAATTGCTATGCCTGGCCGTGCAATTAGTGTTATGGAAGATGTAGCTCGTTCGTGCCAAGATAGTCTTATTCAAAAAACAGATGTTCAAAAAACAGTAGAACAAACCACCGGTATAAAAATTGCCACTGCAGATGCTGATGATAAAAACGCACTACTGAACCTAGAAGAAGACTTAAAAAAACGCGTTGTCGGGCAAGATGTAGCTATTAAAGAGCTTGTGTCAGCGCTCAAGAGGAGCCGTACGGGCATTGCAAACCCAAATAGGCCTATTGGTACGTTTTTGTTCCTTGGACCAACTGGAGTAGGTAAAACAGAGCTTAGCAAATCTCTTGCAGATGTATATTTTGGTGGTAGCAGTGGGTTTGTAAGGGTAGATATGAACGAATACATTACCCAAGATAGTATTCATAAACTTCTTTCGTCTGAGAGTGGTTTTGGGTCGGCCTTTTTAGAAACAGTTCGGCGCCAACCCTTTAGTGTCGTATTATTCGATGAAATTGAAAAAGCGCACCCAGATATTGTGAATGCACTACTGCAGCTATTAGACGAAGGAGAAATAAAAGATGCAGACAACAGAACAGTCTCGTTTAAAGATGCGATAGTCATTGCCACGTCTAATGCCGGAGCCGAACAGATAAGAGATCAGCTGAAAAACCAACTGCCTATTGCACAGCTACAAGACACACTTGTAGATACGCTCATAGACAAGGGTACATTTGCCCCCGAATTTATTAACCGTTTTGATGGGGTAATTATATTTTCGCCCCTCTCACAGGATCAGCTTAAGCACATTATTACCATTCAATTGCGCAATATCAATAATACACTTGCAGCCCAAGGTATTACGGTAGCATTAGACGATTCGGCCGTTGCATGGTTAATCGCACAAGGTTACGATGAGCGTTTAGGGGCAAGACCACTGCGACGTATGATGCAAAAAACGGTCGAGACAGCTGTATCTAACATCTTACTAGAGCGTCAGGTTCAGCACGGAAGCACTATTACCTTGTCTGCCCAGCAGTTGCAATCCGTCTAA
- a CDS encoding YmdB family metallophosphoesterase, translating into MNILYIGDVMGQPGRKALAKVLPGLRISREIDVVIAQAENVSHGKGMSLKHYRELEESGVDGFSGGNHSFERPDTVKLVQDTNSTVVAPANVKGPLENNYKIIKNGVKKVAIVSLLGYTFPRGYNEDTINPLMCIDALLPKIQKNMPDAIIVNIHSDLSSEKVMMGHYLDGKVTATVGDHWHIPTADTRLLPKHTAHVTDVGMCGVLNSSLGVDVDVALRRWKGEQVKNVMAKEKELQFNAVLIGTAPGSLMADSIERIQYYL; encoded by the coding sequence ATGAACATCTTGTACATTGGTGATGTTATGGGGCAACCCGGTAGAAAAGCATTGGCAAAAGTTTTGCCGGGGCTAAGGATATCTCGTGAAATTGATGTAGTGATTGCTCAAGCAGAAAACGTTAGTCACGGTAAAGGTATGAGCCTAAAACATTACAGAGAGCTAGAAGAAAGCGGCGTAGATGGCTTTAGTGGTGGTAACCATAGTTTTGAGCGTCCAGATACTGTAAAGCTCGTACAAGACACGAACAGTACTGTCGTTGCACCTGCGAATGTAAAAGGTCCACTAGAAAATAACTATAAAATAATAAAAAACGGGGTAAAAAAGGTGGCAATAGTTTCGTTACTTGGCTACACTTTCCCGCGCGGATACAATGAAGATACTATTAACCCACTTATGTGCATAGATGCACTTTTACCAAAAATTCAAAAAAATATGCCAGATGCCATTATTGTAAATATCCATAGTGATTTATCGAGTGAAAAGGTGATGATGGGGCATTACTTAGATGGTAAAGTTACTGCTACGGTGGGCGATCATTGGCATATTCCAACAGCCGATACTCGGCTACTACCAAAGCACACAGCGCACGTTACTGACGTAGGTATGTGTGGTGTGCTCAATTCTTCACTTGGTGTAGACGTTGATGTCGCACTGCGTAGATGGAAGGGCGAACAGGTTAAGAATGTAATGGCCAAAGAAAAAGAACTTCAGTTTAATGCAGTACTTATTGGTACGGCACCAGGTAGCCTTATGGCAGATAGTATTGAACGTATTCAGTACTATCTGTAA
- the rny gene encoding ribonuclease Y, with product MEPIGLLLAVIAAGAGFGASQVVTRRKIGTAANEAEKQLAKANKEAAAITRKAEEEAARKAEDARKADQQLRKELKDKESRIIDRETTLDKKLDELDKRSEKLRYNEDEVESLKNEIRELRVKQQEKLEKVAKLTKKEAADKLMQMTERDIKNDLAGLIAKLQNDAKDLAEETAGMIIVSAMERMASDVTAERTVTAVKLEDEEMKGRIIGKEGRNIQALQRATGVDILVDDTPGMIILSSFDPIRREVARVALEMLLKDGRVHPGRIEEVVEKAQKHVHKEVIRAGEDAAREVGVVGIPRELLQLLGELKYRTSFGQNVLKHSTEMAHMAGIIAEQIGADVRVCKYAALLHDMGKALTHKIEGKHHHISAEMARKYGVPDDIVHAIEAHHDDIEATTVEALVIRVVDAISAARPGARNISAENFAERMRELENVATSFSGIDKAYAISAGREIRIIVQPNTVDDLSAIKLARDIATKIESTMQYPGTIKVNVIRETRAIEFAK from the coding sequence ATGGAACCAATAGGATTATTATTGGCCGTAATTGCGGCTGGTGCTGGTTTTGGTGCCAGCCAGGTAGTAACGCGAAGAAAAATAGGTACAGCAGCTAACGAAGCAGAGAAACAGCTTGCCAAAGCCAATAAAGAAGCTGCAGCAATCACGCGTAAAGCAGAAGAAGAAGCTGCTCGTAAAGCAGAAGACGCACGCAAAGCAGATCAGCAACTACGCAAAGAGTTAAAAGACAAAGAATCGCGCATAATAGACAGAGAAACTACGCTAGATAAAAAGCTTGATGAGTTAGACAAGCGGTCTGAAAAGTTGCGCTATAATGAGGACGAAGTAGAATCATTAAAAAATGAAATTAGAGAATTGCGTGTTAAGCAACAAGAAAAGCTAGAAAAGGTTGCTAAGCTCACCAAAAAAGAAGCAGCCGATAAGCTCATGCAAATGACAGAGCGAGATATAAAAAATGATCTTGCCGGTTTAATTGCTAAACTTCAGAATGACGCCAAAGATCTAGCAGAGGAAACCGCTGGAATGATTATTGTAAGCGCCATGGAGCGTATGGCAAGCGACGTGACGGCAGAACGAACAGTTACCGCCGTAAAGCTAGAAGACGAAGAAATGAAAGGTCGCATCATAGGTAAAGAAGGCCGTAATATACAAGCCTTACAGCGTGCCACTGGCGTAGATATACTTGTAGATGATACACCCGGCATGATTATTTTAAGCAGTTTTGACCCTATCCGCCGCGAAGTAGCCCGTGTAGCTTTAGAAATGCTTCTTAAAGATGGGCGTGTTCATCCTGGCCGTATAGAAGAAGTGGTAGAAAAAGCTCAAAAACACGTTCATAAAGAAGTCATTCGGGCTGGTGAAGATGCCGCAAGAGAAGTAGGTGTTGTTGGCATACCACGTGAACTATTACAGCTGCTTGGTGAGTTAAAGTATCGAACCAGTTTTGGCCAAAATGTATTAAAGCATTCTACAGAAATGGCCCATATGGCTGGTATTATTGCCGAACAAATTGGTGCAGACGTGCGTGTCTGTAAATATGCTGCGCTCCTACACGATATGGGCAAAGCGCTTACTCATAAAATAGAGGGCAAACACCACCATATTTCTGCAGAAATGGCTCGTAAATACGGTGTGCCAGACGACATCGTACATGCGATAGAAGCTCACCATGATGACATAGAAGCCACTACTGTAGAAGCACTTGTCATACGCGTTGTAGACGCAATAAGTGCAGCACGCCCAGGTGCCAGAAATATTAGTGCCGAAAACTTTGCAGAGCGTATGCGTGAACTAGAAAATGTTGCAACAAGCTTTAGTGGTATAGATAAAGCATATGCCATCAGCGCTGGCCGCGAAATAAGAATCATTGTACAGCCAAATACAGTCGATGATTTAAGCGCTATTAAACTAGCACGAGATATCGCTACAAAGATTGAGTCAACTATGCAGTACCCAGGGACTATTAAGGTTAACGTTATCCGCGAAACTCGTGCTATAGAATTCGCAAAATAA
- the tsaB gene encoding tRNA (adenosine(37)-N6)-threonylcarbamoyltransferase complex dimerization subunit type 1 TsaB produces the protein MILAVRTDKLEAELYVYKHANCVASYTWEAHRQLADTIHTKIHTILVNNDADWSSLQGLIVYKGPGSFTGLRIGVTVVNTLGYSLNIPIAGTTGENWLTEGLVALQKVKQYTPVLPDYGGHIHITQPKK, from the coding sequence ATGATATTAGCTGTTCGTACAGACAAACTAGAGGCAGAACTTTATGTATACAAGCACGCGAATTGTGTTGCATCGTATACATGGGAAGCGCATCGGCAACTTGCTGATACTATTCATACTAAAATACATACTATTTTGGTAAATAATGATGCAGACTGGTCATCGTTACAAGGGCTCATTGTCTATAAAGGTCCGGGCAGTTTTACCGGACTTAGAATAGGCGTTACCGTTGTAAATACTCTCGGCTATTCACTTAATATTCCTATTGCCGGAACTACTGGTGAAAATTGGCTCACGGAAGGCTTGGTAGCATTGCAAAAAGTTAAACAATATACCCCAGTATTACCAGACTATGGTGGCCATATACACATCACTCAGCCAAAAAAATAA
- the tsaE gene encoding tRNA (adenosine(37)-N6)-threonylcarbamoyltransferase complex ATPase subunit type 1 TsaE, whose protein sequence is MSTDLKREIFSTSLKHTAQLGRAIGRSLKGGEVIQLVSDIGGGKTTLTKSIVAGTGCKAVVASPTFTVSKEYQAAHLKIRHFDFYRLQDAGVVGIELQEGFSDPSTVTIVEWSDIVKDVLPTDTITITIQHTKEHERLFTIDVPTNKQYILRELA, encoded by the coding sequence ATGAGTACCGATTTGAAGCGAGAAATATTTTCTACAAGTTTAAAGCACACAGCACAGCTCGGTAGAGCAATTGGTCGCTCATTAAAAGGTGGTGAGGTTATTCAGCTCGTGAGTGATATTGGTGGTGGCAAAACGACTTTAACAAAAAGTATTGTTGCGGGTACTGGTTGCAAGGCGGTGGTAGCAAGCCCTACGTTTACTGTTTCAAAAGAGTACCAAGCAGCTCATCTAAAGATTCGTCATTTTGATTTTTACCGGTTGCAAGACGCTGGTGTGGTTGGTATAGAGCTACAAGAGGGTTTTAGCGATCCAAGCACGGTGACTATTGTAGAATGGTCAGATATTGTTAAGGATGTACTACCAACAGACACCATAACTATCACGATTCAGCACACCAAAGAGCACGAACGGCTATTTACCATAGATGTACCTACGAACAAACAGTATATTTTAAGGGAACTGGCATGA